In Nitrospinaceae bacterium, one genomic interval encodes:
- a CDS encoding TlpA family protein disulfide reductase has product MHTKVFRIAALLFLIAFFAMAIEQTATAAPVFNKLLLAPEGSTPPKDFSYPALDGKKRTLTEFRGKVVFLVFFATWCPLCNEEMPALVRLYEKYKERGLTVVAVSIDRAPVSLVKAWSASKKLTYPVLHDQKFASRLRYNIRNVPTIYVLDRDLNLAAWTVGRVSWKGKKATALIEKLLEKRTTSSQWPPGKKTASLR; this is encoded by the coding sequence ATGCACACGAAAGTATTCCGTATTGCGGCACTCCTTTTTCTGATTGCCTTTTTTGCGATGGCGATAGAGCAGACCGCAACGGCGGCCCCAGTGTTCAACAAGCTTCTTCTTGCTCCCGAGGGCTCGACGCCACCCAAGGATTTTTCCTACCCGGCCCTTGATGGCAAAAAACGTACCTTGACCGAATTTCGGGGAAAGGTGGTTTTCCTCGTTTTTTTCGCCACCTGGTGTCCTTTATGTAATGAGGAAATGCCCGCACTCGTTCGACTCTATGAAAAATACAAAGAGCGCGGGCTCACAGTGGTTGCCGTATCAATCGACCGTGCTCCGGTTTCTCTTGTTAAGGCTTGGAGCGCCTCTAAAAAGCTGACTTATCCTGTTCTCCACGACCAAAAGTTCGCATCGAGGCTTCGTTATAACATTCGAAATGTCCCGACAATCTACGTTCTTGATCGAGATTTAAATCTTGCCGCCTGGACTGTGGGCCGCGTGAGCTGGAAGGGGAAAAAGGCGACCGCACTAATTGAAAAGCTTCTCGAAAAACGTACGACCTCCTCTCAGTGGCCCCCGGGAAAGAAAACTGCCAGCCTACGCTGA
- the thiE gene encoding thiamine phosphate synthase produces the protein MPLDPTLIVITDKKILAHSSNMPMADAVRAAAAGGATMIQYREKEMESAELLREADELCAALDGTGCSFTVNDRIDIALASGAAGVHLGQTDLPLPRAKALGGSLFYGVTAGRIEWAAKAEADGADYFGVGPIYPTGSKDNARPPIGPAGMGKILPYAGGIPAVAIGGVNAENLAPVIAAGAQGVAVIGAVMGASDPEAAARELRRRIEEAKG, from the coding sequence ATGCCCCTCGACCCAACGCTCATCGTCATAACGGACAAAAAAATTCTGGCTCACTCCTCGAACATGCCGATGGCCGATGCCGTCCGTGCTGCGGCGGCTGGCGGCGCGACGATGATTCAGTACCGCGAAAAGGAAATGGAGAGTGCCGAGTTGCTGCGCGAGGCAGACGAGCTATGCGCCGCGCTCGATGGAACCGGATGTTCATTCACAGTGAATGATCGCATCGATATTGCTCTCGCCTCTGGAGCTGCGGGGGTGCATCTTGGCCAGACGGATTTACCCCTTCCCCGCGCGAAGGCGTTGGGAGGTAGCCTGTTCTATGGCGTGACTGCGGGGAGAATAGAGTGGGCCGCAAAAGCAGAGGCTGATGGAGCAGATTATTTCGGGGTGGGGCCAATCTATCCGACGGGCAGCAAGGATAATGCGCGGCCACCCATCGGCCCTGCCGGGATGGGCAAAATTCTTCCCTATGCGGGTGGTATTCCGGCGGTGGCCATCGGTGGGGTGAATGCTGAAAATCTTGCGCCCGTCATAGCTGCCGGGGCGCAAGGGGTGGCGGTTATTGGGGCGGTGATGGGAGCGTCCGATCCAGAGGCGGCAGCGCGGGAGTTGAGGCGCCGTATCGAGGAGGCCAAAGGGTGA
- the thiL gene encoding thiamine-phosphate kinase, which produces MNAKVQETAGGYGEFALIERLRSKLTKSLEGPNVIVGIGDDAAVLDAGDGKCWVVSCDAQVQGTHFPKTGASGFSVGHKGLAVNISDVASMGARPLYALISLGVTDDTSLEFLDEVYEGINAKAEQWGLAVVGGNVTRTEGPFFIDVFITGEVARENLLLRSGARPGDLILVTGNLGDAAAGFYILNHPELKIGYESRTMLTFAHQRPQPRVREAQAISALCKATAMMDISDALAGDVEHICKASEVGAVIWEHELPISTAALDLASIVQVDPKEWALYGGEDYQLLLTAPVSEVPALQEAVRSVGGGSLTPIGEILLPSEGILIKKRSGTEPLEVKSWDHFGKPEEDPKS; this is translated from the coding sequence GTGAATGCAAAAGTGCAAGAAACGGCGGGAGGTTATGGCGAATTTGCTCTGATCGAGCGCCTGCGCTCGAAGCTGACCAAGTCACTCGAGGGCCCGAATGTCATCGTTGGTATCGGTGATGATGCCGCCGTGCTCGATGCTGGCGATGGGAAATGTTGGGTAGTTTCGTGCGATGCGCAGGTGCAAGGCACCCATTTTCCGAAGACGGGCGCTTCAGGCTTCAGTGTTGGCCACAAGGGACTTGCTGTGAATATAAGCGATGTTGCCTCGATGGGCGCCCGTCCGCTTTATGCGCTGATTTCTCTTGGGGTGACAGATGACACGTCGCTCGAATTTCTTGACGAGGTTTATGAGGGAATTAATGCCAAGGCCGAGCAGTGGGGCCTCGCCGTTGTTGGCGGAAACGTAACGCGCACTGAAGGGCCGTTTTTCATCGACGTGTTTATTACGGGAGAGGTGGCGCGCGAGAATCTTCTTCTCCGTAGCGGAGCGCGGCCGGGCGATCTAATTCTGGTGACAGGTAACCTGGGAGACGCCGCCGCAGGTTTTTATATCTTGAACCACCCGGAGTTGAAGATCGGCTATGAATCGAGAACGATGCTCACCTTCGCACATCAGCGACCACAACCTCGGGTGAGAGAGGCGCAGGCCATTTCGGCGCTTTGCAAGGCAACCGCGATGATGGATATCAGTGATGCGCTGGCAGGCGATGTCGAGCATATTTGCAAAGCAAGTGAAGTGGGGGCGGTGATTTGGGAGCATGAACTGCCTATTTCGACAGCGGCCCTCGATTTGGCGTCAATTGTTCAGGTGGACCCAAAAGAGTGGGCTCTCTATGGGGGCGAGGATTATCAGCTTTTGTTAACGGCCCCGGTCTCAGAGGTGCCCGCGCTTCAAGAAGCTGTAAGATCCGTTGGCGGCGGCTCTCTTACCCCGATTGGAGAGATATTGCTGCCCTCAGAGGGGATTTTGATTAAAAAAAGAAGTGGCACGGAGCCCCTTGAGGTTAAATCATGGGATCATTTCGGAAAACCTGAAGAGGACCCTAAAAGTTAA
- a CDS encoding M20 family metallopeptidase: protein MIGAKKLREKIEPRQSEIIENLRQVVSIDSPTFPGQGTTKVASYFEARYRNMGGDVDRIPGTHGTGDHLTVRFRGKRPDKPKLFLIGHCDTVFPEGEAAKRPFKITGDRAMGPGIIDMKGGLVTCLHAMETLLAEGFDDFGTITILYDTDEERGNPSSKGLIEEMGEFAAAALILEPARADGSVVSARMGSAIGTLSIEGIAAHAGVDPEKGRSAVEEVARQIVQAYGLVRPGGTLNVTGLSGGERPHIVADKADCTIEIRAWQQETLDAMRNELAKNIQTPNVEGTRLIFTEGGGRPAMETGEETGTLLQLAEKIASDAGVSFSHTQTGGGSDGNYLAPMRVPVLDGLGPVGGGLHTVEEYIELSSLVPRTAMLAGIIERFSSGIHPDSPDKTEKQMFL from the coding sequence ATGATCGGTGCAAAAAAACTGCGCGAAAAAATTGAGCCGCGCCAGAGCGAGATAATCGAGAATCTCAGGCAAGTTGTCTCAATCGATTCACCCACCTTTCCGGGGCAGGGAACAACTAAAGTCGCCTCATACTTCGAGGCGCGCTACCGGAATATGGGCGGCGATGTGGATCGCATACCTGGCACGCACGGTACGGGCGACCACCTGACAGTTCGCTTCCGGGGAAAACGCCCAGACAAACCCAAGCTTTTTCTCATCGGACACTGCGATACGGTATTCCCAGAGGGCGAGGCCGCCAAACGCCCTTTTAAAATTACCGGAGACCGCGCGATGGGCCCTGGCATCATCGACATGAAAGGCGGGCTGGTTACATGCCTCCACGCGATGGAAACCTTACTCGCAGAGGGCTTCGATGATTTCGGCACCATCACCATTCTCTACGACACGGACGAGGAGCGAGGAAACCCCTCCTCAAAGGGTCTGATTGAGGAGATGGGCGAATTTGCGGCGGCGGCCCTGATACTAGAGCCTGCCCGAGCAGATGGCTCGGTCGTCAGCGCCAGAATGGGAAGCGCCATCGGCACGCTTTCTATAGAAGGAATCGCCGCACACGCCGGTGTTGACCCCGAAAAAGGGCGCAGCGCGGTCGAGGAAGTGGCCCGGCAAATTGTCCAAGCCTACGGTCTTGTTCGCCCCGGCGGAACACTCAACGTCACCGGCCTGAGCGGCGGGGAGCGCCCGCACATCGTGGCCGATAAGGCGGACTGCACCATTGAAATCAGGGCCTGGCAACAGGAAACGCTCGACGCCATGCGAAATGAATTGGCCAAGAATATTCAAACTCCCAACGTCGAGGGAACGCGCCTCATCTTCACCGAGGGAGGCGGGCGGCCAGCCATGGAGACCGGCGAGGAGACGGGAACGCTTCTCCAACTCGCCGAGAAAATTGCCTCCGATGCCGGCGTTTCATTTTCTCACACCCAAACAGGGGGAGGCTCAGACGGTAACTACCTCGCACCCATGCGTGTGCCCGTCCTCGATGGCCTGGGGCCTGTGGGAGGCGGACTCCATACAGTAGAGGAATACATCGAGCTATCCTCTCTCGTGCCGCGTACAGCGATGCTGGCCGGTATTATCGAGCGATTCTCAAGCGGCATCCACCCAGACTCTCCCGACAAGACTGAAAAACAGATGTTTCTTTAG
- the yqeC gene encoding putative selenium-dependent hydroxylase accessory protein YqeC, with protein MNKNIDALPLLSKIIDIKPGEMTAVMGAGGKATITKRLVIEFVEAGKPVLVTGTTNLQSLQDWSGPSLLLSEAEREKADAAAQEWAARGAVVWVEKKLPKDMFLGIPLEQVEALHAMGSGNVLIVKTDGARKRLIKAPSETEPVIPGGVSHCILVQGLKAIGMSANPDIVFRFETSCRIGGFAQGDTLEPRHLAALASHPESYPARLPASAKKILYLSHCLSQERLRLAEEVWESVPEGIFDMCVTGDSVEGRFYLIGEKK; from the coding sequence ATGAATAAAAATATAGACGCACTACCACTTCTTTCAAAAATCATTGATATCAAGCCCGGCGAAATGACCGCTGTCATGGGCGCCGGCGGCAAGGCAACGATCACGAAGCGACTCGTAATCGAATTCGTAGAGGCCGGAAAGCCCGTGCTCGTTACGGGCACGACCAACCTTCAATCGCTCCAGGATTGGAGTGGTCCTTCCTTACTCCTCAGCGAGGCCGAAAGAGAAAAGGCCGATGCGGCAGCCCAGGAATGGGCCGCGCGAGGCGCGGTTGTCTGGGTAGAAAAAAAGCTGCCCAAAGATATGTTTCTTGGCATTCCGCTTGAGCAGGTGGAGGCGCTTCATGCCATGGGCAGCGGAAACGTGCTCATCGTGAAGACCGACGGTGCGCGAAAGAGACTCATTAAGGCCCCCTCAGAAACAGAGCCTGTCATTCCGGGTGGCGTATCGCACTGCATTCTTGTACAGGGACTAAAGGCCATCGGTATGAGCGCGAACCCGGATATCGTTTTTCGCTTTGAGACCTCCTGCCGAATCGGCGGCTTTGCGCAAGGCGACACGCTTGAGCCTCGCCACCTGGCCGCACTGGCCTCACATCCCGAGAGCTATCCAGCGCGTCTCCCTGCCAGCGCTAAGAAAATTCTCTACCTAAGCCACTGTCTATCTCAGGAGCGCCTTCGTCTTGCCGAGGAAGTATGGGAATCAGTGCCCGAGGGCATCTTCGATATGTGCGTGACGGGAGATTCGGTGGAAGGCCGATTTTATCTTATCGGAGAGAAAAAATGA
- a CDS encoding iron-containing alcohol dehydrogenase, with the protein MFSIRHPVRTWFGAGTVEKVSEEATFASAKKALVFTDKGVMSAGIASRAIDPLKASGVDVTVYDECAPEPAIGDLESAYEHYRDEAFDFIVGIGGGSSMDLAKSMSVLFTNPGEPRDYLGTELVPNAGLACVLIPTTSGTGAEATPNAIFSVPEKGVKLAIVSTRIVPSAAIIDPELTLTLPHKVTAASGVDAFTHCVESFVNPNSSALSELYSVQGMELIAGSLRRVCEEGSDLAARSDMALGSHYGGVCLTSAGAGAIHALAYPLGSRFHIPHGVSNSLMFSHVMKVNYPANPEKFARIAAILGEDIASLSIEEAAERSVGAVERLCKDCGVPTQLSEVDVPAHVIPELAEAAFETQQRLLGFNPKKLTLEDIEKIYRAAA; encoded by the coding sequence ATGTTCAGCATCCGACACCCCGTCCGCACCTGGTTCGGCGCAGGAACCGTAGAGAAAGTATCAGAGGAAGCCACATTCGCCAGCGCAAAAAAGGCCCTGGTTTTCACGGACAAGGGCGTCATGAGCGCAGGAATCGCCTCCCGGGCAATTGACCCGCTCAAGGCCTCCGGCGTCGATGTCACCGTCTACGATGAATGTGCGCCGGAGCCTGCCATTGGCGATCTGGAATCCGCATATGAGCACTATCGAGACGAGGCTTTCGATTTCATCGTCGGCATCGGCGGGGGAAGCTCCATGGACCTCGCAAAATCCATGTCCGTTCTATTCACGAATCCTGGAGAACCACGGGACTACCTCGGAACTGAGCTTGTTCCCAATGCAGGCCTTGCCTGTGTTCTCATTCCAACAACAAGCGGCACAGGTGCCGAGGCGACGCCTAACGCCATTTTTTCCGTCCCTGAAAAAGGGGTAAAACTCGCAATCGTCAGCACACGAATAGTTCCTAGTGCGGCGATAATCGACCCGGAGCTTACTTTGACATTGCCGCATAAAGTAACCGCGGCCTCAGGCGTTGACGCTTTCACTCATTGTGTCGAATCATTTGTTAATCCGAACTCATCGGCCCTGAGCGAGCTATACAGCGTACAGGGCATGGAACTCATCGCCGGCTCCCTCCGGCGTGTATGCGAGGAGGGTAGCGATCTCGCCGCTCGGAGCGATATGGCCCTCGGCTCCCACTACGGGGGCGTCTGCCTGACGAGCGCAGGGGCCGGGGCGATTCACGCCTTGGCGTATCCCCTCGGCTCGCGCTTTCATATTCCACACGGGGTGAGTAATTCGCTCATGTTCTCCCACGTAATGAAAGTGAACTATCCGGCAAACCCAGAAAAATTCGCCCGAATTGCGGCAATTCTGGGCGAGGATATCGCCAGCTTGTCAATTGAGGAGGCCGCAGAGCGCTCGGTCGGCGCCGTGGAGCGCCTATGCAAAGACTGTGGTGTGCCCACTCAACTCAGTGAGGTCGATGTACCCGCCCATGTCATTCCCGAGCTGGCGGAGGCCGCTTTTGAGACACAACAGCGACTCCTCGGGTTCAATCCGAAAAAGCTGACTCTCGAGGACATCGAGAAAATTTACAGGGCTGCCGCGTAG
- a CDS encoding cyclase family protein yields MPQLIDLSMPVHQNMQHYPGTLQPLIKTVETTFESAKRVGTDKMGFPELFQHSVCIFSEHCGTHIDARSHGGQLDSPTEKIPIDKCYGPGVRLDMRHKKPGELITEGDLQAALDKESYEFKGGEIVLLWTGAADYNEEPRYLTDHPGMVGESAEWLIDKGIQVMGIDAPGFDLPIKEMLDRKDPWPCHRLFQKREYWHIENLANLGDIPKAHGFTVSVLPLHWMGATGTHIRAVAIME; encoded by the coding sequence ATGCCCCAGTTGATCGATCTTTCAATGCCTGTGCACCAGAACATGCAGCATTATCCGGGCACGCTCCAGCCGCTCATCAAAACGGTGGAAACCACTTTCGAGTCGGCCAAACGCGTCGGCACAGACAAGATGGGGTTTCCCGAGCTTTTCCAGCACAGCGTTTGCATCTTCAGCGAACACTGCGGCACCCATATTGATGCCAGAAGCCACGGCGGCCAACTCGACTCGCCCACCGAGAAGATTCCCATCGACAAATGTTACGGCCCCGGTGTACGCCTCGACATGCGTCACAAAAAACCGGGCGAGTTGATTACAGAAGGCGATCTTCAGGCTGCACTCGACAAAGAGAGCTACGAGTTCAAGGGCGGCGAGATCGTCCTGCTATGGACCGGCGCTGCCGACTACAACGAGGAGCCGCGTTATCTAACAGATCATCCCGGCATGGTGGGCGAGAGCGCCGAATGGCTCATCGACAAGGGCATTCAGGTAATGGGCATCGACGCACCGGGCTTCGATTTACCGATTAAAGAAATGCTTGATCGCAAAGACCCCTGGCCCTGCCACCGCCTCTTCCAAAAGCGTGAGTACTGGCACATTGAAAACCTCGCCAATTTAGGCGACATTCCCAAAGCACATGGCTTCACCGTGAGTGTACTGCCGCTCCACTGGATGGGCGCCACTGGCACCCACATCCGCGCCGTCGCCATTATGGAATAA
- a CDS encoding gamma-aminobutyrate dehydratase, producing the protein MPLMSPDDYKASLQDGRRVFYRGEAVEDVAAHPVIGVAVDHAAIDYEMAHEGDDRKLAVVEGPNGPYSRYYHIPGNAGNLLKRSALIERATALGGTLVVLIKEIGTDALFALHLIAEHMDREMGTEYLPRVKKFYEHCRDNDLAIAVAQTDVKGDRAKGPGEQNHPDYYVRVVSEDAEGITLRGAKIHTSVSTNAHEIIVLPTRAMGEGDEAYAVACAVPANAPGLTMIASGYGRGGNEFEYPIASKHKMMETLTIFEDVKVPWDRVFLNGEVGMAGALAKTFVEYHRFTAISYKLPLVDLFVGASYLMAEYNGVLRAGHVRDKLARLISYAQILRGMTREAARECRTVDGIAVPDVETVNIAKLHFATGYHQALAWVQDIAGGLLVTGPTEEDMNDPRLGELVEKYLGGAGGVSAGDRLRLMNLIAEITATDFGGYQAVLAIHAEGSIEAEKMTIWREHKVAPSVEYAKWLANIKD; encoded by the coding sequence ATGCCCCTGATGAGTCCGGACGACTACAAGGCAAGCCTGCAGGACGGGCGGCGGGTGTTTTACCGGGGGGAGGCGGTTGAGGATGTCGCGGCGCATCCGGTGATTGGCGTCGCGGTGGATCACGCCGCCATCGACTACGAGATGGCCCACGAGGGGGATGACAGGAAGCTAGCGGTGGTGGAGGGCCCAAACGGCCCCTACTCGCGCTACTACCACATTCCAGGGAACGCAGGAAACCTGCTCAAGCGGAGCGCCCTCATCGAGCGGGCAACGGCGCTGGGCGGGACGCTGGTGGTCCTCATTAAAGAAATTGGCACGGACGCGCTGTTCGCGCTTCATCTGATCGCCGAGCACATGGACCGCGAGATGGGGACCGAGTATCTACCCCGCGTCAAGAAATTCTACGAGCATTGCCGCGACAACGACCTTGCCATCGCCGTCGCCCAGACGGATGTGAAGGGCGACAGAGCAAAGGGCCCCGGCGAGCAGAACCACCCCGATTATTACGTCCGCGTCGTCTCCGAGGACGCAGAGGGCATCACCCTGCGCGGTGCGAAAATTCACACTTCTGTTTCGACGAACGCACACGAGATTATTGTTTTGCCGACGCGGGCAATGGGCGAGGGCGACGAAGCTTATGCAGTGGCCTGCGCGGTGCCTGCAAATGCGCCGGGGCTCACCATGATCGCCTCAGGCTACGGGCGGGGCGGCAACGAATTCGAGTACCCCATCGCCTCAAAACACAAGATGATGGAAACGCTCACAATCTTCGAGGACGTAAAAGTGCCCTGGGATCGGGTGTTCCTGAACGGCGAGGTGGGAATGGCCGGGGCGCTTGCGAAAACTTTCGTTGAGTATCACCGCTTCACGGCTATCAGCTACAAGCTCCCGCTGGTAGATTTGTTCGTCGGGGCCTCCTACCTGATGGCCGAGTACAATGGCGTCCTTCGCGCGGGCCATGTCCGCGACAAGCTCGCCCGGCTTATCAGCTACGCGCAAATCCTGCGGGGAATGACCCGCGAGGCGGCAAGAGAGTGTCGCACCGTGGACGGCATCGCCGTGCCCGATGTCGAGACGGTGAACATCGCCAAACTCCACTTTGCCACCGGGTACCACCAGGCCCTCGCCTGGGTGCAAGACATCGCGGGCGGGCTTTTGGTTACCGGGCCCACCGAGGAGGACATGAACGACCCACGCCTGGGCGAGCTGGTCGAAAAATACCTGGGCGGGGCGGGCGGCGTGTCGGCTGGTGACCGCTTGCGGCTAATGAACCTCATCGCCGAGATAACGGCGACAGATTTTGGCGGCTACCAGGCCGTCCTCGCCATCCACGCCGAGGGCTCAATCGAGGCCGAAAAGATGACCATCTGGCGCGAGCATAAGGTTGCCCCTTCGGTCGAATACGCCAAGTGGCTGGCGAACATCAAGGATTAA
- a CDS encoding glutaredoxin produces the protein MATEIEVYTTEPCTFCMAAKMLLKKRGLEYTEHLVFGHTPEWDAMMELTGGKSAPQILINGEAIGGFPQLQNLDKQGRLNELAAEA, from the coding sequence ATGGCTACAGAAATCGAAGTCTATACCACCGAGCCATGCACCTTCTGCATGGCGGCAAAGATGCTGCTCAAAAAGCGGGGGCTCGAATACACCGAACACCTCGTATTCGGCCACACCCCCGAGTGGGACGCCATGATGGAACTTACGGGCGGCAAATCCGCCCCCCAGATCCTCATCAACGGCGAGGCCATCGGCGGCTTTCCCCAGCTTCAGAACCTCGACAAGCAGGGCCGCCTCAATGAGCTCGCCGCCGAGGCGTAA
- a CDS encoding cupin domain-containing protein yields the protein MSEKKNGVSPARENGTAHGNHGGEIWQVGERIHDLRMSYGLTQEELADRSNLTKGFISQLERDLSSPSLESLVGILRALDTDIVSFFKGQDEEDFVFGEGDVINSDTHPEVAGFRLLVPGGANCNLEPALVTLDPGQEIAEQSHMGEEYGYVLSGKVAVTWGEREQTASRGQSFYFVSDRAHKLSNPFAKPAKVLWVSSPPSF from the coding sequence ATGAGCGAAAAGAAAAACGGCGTCTCTCCCGCCAGGGAAAATGGAACGGCGCACGGAAACCATGGCGGCGAAATATGGCAGGTCGGCGAGCGCATTCACGATCTGAGGATGTCCTATGGGCTCACCCAGGAGGAGCTTGCCGACCGCTCGAATCTCACTAAGGGGTTCATTAGTCAGCTTGAGCGAGATCTAAGTTCACCCTCTCTTGAGAGCCTGGTGGGGATTCTTCGTGCGCTGGACACTGACATTGTCTCGTTTTTCAAGGGTCAGGATGAAGAGGATTTCGTGTTCGGGGAGGGCGATGTCATCAACTCGGACACCCATCCCGAGGTGGCCGGGTTCCGCCTTCTGGTTCCGGGGGGCGCCAATTGCAACCTGGAGCCGGCACTCGTCACGCTTGACCCAGGCCAGGAGATAGCCGAGCAATCTCACATGGGCGAGGAGTACGGCTATGTCCTGTCAGGAAAGGTGGCGGTGACCTGGGGCGAGCGTGAGCAGACCGCCAGCCGTGGGCAGAGTTTTTATTTTGTCTCCGACCGGGCGCACAAACTTTCAAACCCCTTCGCGAAGCCTGCGAAGGTTCTATGGGTTTCGTCCCCGCCAAGTTTTTAG
- the speD gene encoding adenosylmethionine decarboxylase: MNSLGRHILSEFYDCAPELLNDPEAIELVMRKAAEVSGATIVQSVFHMFSPHGVSGVVVVAESHLAVHTWPEYGFAAVDYFTCGEVDAGAAIRHLKEKFGAERVTSREVGRGIFSAGGDGRGVLAGPESGEQRA; this comes from the coding sequence TTGAATTCATTGGGCAGACATATTCTTTCTGAATTCTATGATTGCGCTCCCGAATTGCTTAATGATCCCGAGGCAATCGAGCTGGTAATGAGGAAGGCGGCGGAGGTCAGTGGTGCCACTATCGTTCAGAGTGTGTTCCACATGTTCAGTCCCCACGGGGTGAGCGGGGTAGTGGTTGTGGCGGAAAGCCATCTCGCCGTTCACACCTGGCCCGAGTACGGATTTGCCGCAGTGGACTATTTCACCTGCGGCGAGGTCGATGCCGGGGCGGCGATTCGCCACCTCAAGGAAAAATTTGGCGCAGAGCGCGTGACATCCCGAGAGGTGGGGCGTGGCATTTTTTCGGCGGGCGGCGATGGGAGGGGCGTTTTGGCCGGCCCCGAAAGCGGAGAGCAAAGAGCATGA
- a CDS encoding arginine decarboxylase, pyruvoyl-dependent, whose translation MIYTVPSKYYLVRGCAEGFTTLNAFDSALLNAGVGNTNLVRMSSILPPKCERIAPVKLPQGALVPVAYSTIDSTRPGEVITAAVAIAYPTDEDHCGLIMEYHEAAPKDVVEEKVCRMAEEGMHFRGQTIKRVEIAAAEHTVENTGAAFAAVVLWN comes from the coding sequence ATGATTTACACTGTTCCATCTAAATACTATCTGGTTCGCGGTTGCGCCGAGGGTTTCACGACGTTGAATGCTTTTGACTCGGCGCTGCTGAACGCCGGGGTCGGCAATACGAATCTGGTTCGGATGAGCAGCATTCTTCCCCCGAAATGTGAGCGAATAGCACCCGTCAAGCTGCCTCAAGGAGCGCTGGTTCCGGTAGCGTATTCGACCATCGATTCTACCCGGCCGGGCGAGGTGATCACGGCGGCAGTGGCAATCGCGTATCCGACAGATGAGGATCACTGCGGCCTGATTATGGAGTATCACGAGGCGGCGCCGAAGGATGTGGTCGAGGAGAAAGTTTGTCGAATGGCCGAGGAGGGCATGCACTTCCGGGGCCAGACGATTAAACGGGTCGAGATCGCCGCCGCCGAGCACACGGTTGAAAATACGGGGGCGGCTTTTGCCGCCGTGGTTCTATGGAATTAA
- the speE gene encoding polyamine aminopropyltransferase produces MWFTEYQSPGCGLTLRVKRSLFSGKSDFQDIQIFDTEDYGRMLVLDGAIQTTERDEFVYHEMIVHTPLCTHPNPKRVLIVGGGDGGCVREVLRHPEVEQVTLVEIDGMVVDLCREYLPKISGKLGDPRVEVRIEDGVKFVRNHKKAFDVIIVDSTDPVNMASPLTRVPFFRAAKEALRLGGLYCCQSQGPLFEARGMRRVARTIRKVFPDAAHYWAHVPTYPGGVWCFAIASKSGKRPERVEPRPLPKGVETRYYTSELHQAAFALPQYVQELLA; encoded by the coding sequence ATGTGGTTCACCGAGTATCAGTCCCCCGGCTGCGGCCTCACCCTCAGGGTCAAGAGATCTCTTTTCTCAGGAAAGAGCGATTTTCAGGATATCCAGATTTTCGACACAGAGGATTATGGTCGAATGCTCGTTTTGGACGGGGCGATTCAAACGACCGAACGGGACGAGTTCGTTTACCATGAGATGATAGTCCACACGCCGCTGTGTACACATCCAAATCCGAAACGGGTGCTTATCGTAGGGGGTGGCGATGGCGGCTGCGTGCGCGAGGTGCTTCGCCATCCGGAGGTTGAGCAAGTTACGCTGGTTGAGATTGACGGGATGGTGGTGGATCTTTGCCGGGAGTATCTTCCGAAAATATCAGGGAAACTTGGCGATCCGCGTGTTGAGGTGCGCATCGAGGACGGGGTGAAGTTTGTTCGGAATCATAAGAAGGCGTTCGACGTTATTATTGTAGATTCGACCGACCCGGTGAACATGGCCTCGCCATTGACGAGGGTGCCGTTTTTTCGGGCGGCGAAGGAGGCTTTGCGCCTAGGTGGACTGTATTGCTGCCAGTCCCAAGGACCGTTGTTTGAGGCACGGGGAATGCGCCGGGTGGCCCGGACGATTCGGAAGGTGTTTCCGGATGCGGCACACTACTGGGCCCACGTTCCGACCTATCCGGGTGGGGTGTGGTGTTTTGCCATCGCCTCTAAAAGCGGAAAGCGGCCCGAGAGGGTGGAGCCGCGCCCCCTGCCGAAAGGGGTGGAGACCCGCTATTATACGAGTGAACTTCATCAAGCGGCGTTTGCCCTACCTCAATATGTTCAGGAGCTTCTTGCGTGA